The genomic stretch CCCTGCCGTTGGCTATAGGCTTTGCCTTTGCATCAGGGGTTCCTCCCATCAACGGCATCTATACTGCAATTATCGCAGGCATCCTTGGCTCAGCCTTTGGCGGCTCCAGGTTCTCAATCACAGGACCAACAGGAGCGATGGCTGTTGTGATACTCGCAGCAGTCAATGCCCATGGCTTTGATGGGCTTCTGCTGGCAGGCATTGTTGCTGGCCTTATTCAGCTTATTTTTGGGCTTGCCAGGATAGGCAGCATCATAAAATTCATGCCTTTCCCGATTGTTTCAGGATTCACTGCAGGCATCGGGATCATCATTTTTACAGGCCAGATAGCGAATGCGCTGGGGCTTGAAATCCAGGCAAAGGAGCATGTCTGGCAGATTTTTGGCGGCCTTTGGAATCAGGCAGGTTCTGCGAATGGCGCTGCAATGGTGCTGGCTGGTTTAACGCTGGCGATCCTTGTTTTCCTTCCCAGGATCCTCGCCAGGCACCATATGCTTCTTCCTCCTTCAATCATTGCTCTTGTGCTCACTACAGGCGCAGTGATGGTGTTCTCGCTTGATGTTCCTGTGGTTGGAGAGATCCCCAGCGGCCTCCCTTCATTCCATCTGCCAAATTTCAATCTTCAGCTTCTCCGCGATGTTCTTCCCATCGGCTTCACGATAGCCTTGTTGGGGTCAATAGAATCATTGCTCTGCGCAGTGGTCTGTGATGGCATGACGGGAACAAAGCACAATGCAGACAAGGAGCTTCGGGGCCAGGGAATAGTCAATGTCGTCCTTCCTTTTTTTGGCGGCATTCCTGCGACAGCAGCAGTTGCCAGGAGCGCAGTAAATATACGGGAAGGCGCCAGGACAAAGTTTGCAGGCATAATCCATGCAGTTATTATCCTGCTCATCGTGCTTTTGTTTGCACCGCTAGCCAAGCATATACCCAAGGCATTTCTTGCAGGCATCCTGATGTTTGTTTCAGCGAAAATGATCAATTTCCATGAGATGAAGACGATCTATCACATCAGCGGGGCAGAATTCC from Candidatus Nanoarchaeia archaeon encodes the following:
- a CDS encoding SulP family inorganic anion transporter, with amino-acid sequence MDLSHSREYMLHDLKAGFVTAIVALPLAIGFAFASGVPPINGIYTAIIAGILGSAFGGSRFSITGPTGAMAVVILAAVNAHGFDGLLLAGIVAGLIQLIFGLARIGSIIKFMPFPIVSGFTAGIGIIIFTGQIANALGLEIQAKEHVWQIFGGLWNQAGSANGAAMVLAGLTLAILVFLPRILARHHMLLPPSIIALVLTTGAVMVFSLDVPVVGEIPSGLPSFHLPNFNLQLLRDVLPIGFTIALLGSIESLLCAVVCDGMTGTKHNADKELRGQGIVNVVLPFFGGIPATAAVARSAVNIREGARTKFAGIIHAVIILLIVLLFAPLAKHIPKAFLAGILMFVSAKMINFHEMKTIYHISGAEFLVLLATLGFTVFTDLVFAVQMGILFAVFLVFLKLTSIADIKYIEEHNDRIYEFNSILEKNNVLKSAVAVYTVHGPFFFGAMNVFERKVDEHMAMKKPVVVLRMKHVPFIDSTAVVRLNDFIAARHKQKKKVLISGLQPGVKEALMSNPAFRKLMPDDHIFERTSDALASVEHRITGWILEDGKFDV